A stretch of the Fusarium musae strain F31 chromosome 2, whole genome shotgun sequence genome encodes the following:
- a CDS encoding hypothetical protein (EggNog:ENOG41), whose protein sequence is MDNLEGMLLVPPDRGQILGRAVWKVSLFYRATLFVTRTHNHLKKLRYVVVGRRNIRGGPSQSQFIPNGRNNSLGGSMKLLSILPDVFQLTLLQFQDDNEPIQQWPVNSITDCQVQQINHRKQGPVLPTLVISVADKEKKRRSSRAAGLISSSKEASATTLWFRTPPDDHHVSLHEWARNILARKSPMSPESPMSPQFSNPFASMSRDASDYFSRPTSGNKSGRSDPRSLQHKSSINTQSTTTTNTTTRERPLTFSSESPSLRSKRSDVSSPSSNNYPIQQMNFPIPGQHYTTVLPTDLPSPVNTTGDYQGEFIEGWTSAQGRSSTMSSPIRGRGSIGSQPPHPSIAAIESSSPPGPRETILDRAFQMRCIPGSEREVPGEEKLSSLARFDALMREADDKMKQRAEAERAQQLAMRSAFEASDSSSQDDDSDSDDLDEDAYGGVPDRRGPALIPSTTQRALQFIADRRDPAPLSPSSRSSVSRTPIIPQPPPIRPHTAHAKTRPNPTQRTNSTPQMIANMARLELTAPPSMVSDDSSLRSNGDKRLSTSSTATKRLSFTEFTKRLSSTSSLLFVQTNASGRSSRRSSEVDLQPSPLPCGTLNPERIVVPKRDRDRDQNSGDITARCGWRNSVGVVSRDGTFF, encoded by the exons ATGGATAACTTGGAAGGGATGCTCCTGGTCCCTCCGGATCGAGGCCAGATACTTGGAAGAGCTGTTTGGAAGGTTAGTCTCTTTTATCGCGCTACTCTATTTGTCACCCGAACTCACAATCATCTGAAAAAGCTGCGATATGTTGTCGTTGGTAGACGTAACATCAGAGGTGGCCCTAGTCAGTCACAGTTTATCCCCAACGGTCGCAACAACAGTCTTGGGGGCA GTATGAAGCTCCTGAGTATCTTGCCCGATGTCTTCCAGCTGACCCTATTGCAATTTCAGGACGACAATGAGCCAATCCAGCAATGGCCAGTGAACTCTATCACCGATTGCCAGGTCCAGCAGATCAATCATCGCAAACAGGGTCCCGTTCTTCCTACTCTCGTCATCTCCGTTGccgacaaagaaaagaagcgacGTTCGAGCCGGGCTGCCGGTCTCATATCATCGAGCAAAGAAGCTAGTGCAACGACCCTGTGGTTTCGCACGCCTCCAGACGATCATCATGTCAGTTTACATGAGTGGGCACGCAACATTCTTGCTCGAAAATCTCCGATGAGTCCAGAGAGCCCAATGTCACCCCAGTTCTCCAATCCCTTTGCCTCGATGTCCCGCGATGCCTCCGATTATTTCTCCCGGCCGACTAGTGGTAACAAATCTGGCCGCTCTGATCCACGGAGTCTCCAACATAAGAGCTCTATCAACACCCAATCAACAACTACTacaaacaccaccaccagagaGCGGCCCCTCACATTCAGTTCCGAATCTCCAAGTTTACGATCAAAACGCAGTGATGTCTCGTCTCCTTCAAGCAACAACTATCCAATTCAGCAGATGAATTTCCCGATTCCTGGGCAGCACTACACTACGGTCCTTCCAACTGATTTGCCATCCCCAGTCAACACCACTGGAGATTATCAGGGGGAATTCATCGAGGGGTGGACCTCTGCGCAAGGAAGATCATCCACAATGAGCTCGCCAATCCGCGGTCGCGGCAGTATTGGCTCTCAGCCGCCACATCCATCTATCGCTGCGATAGAGTCAAGCTCTCCACCTGGGCCACGTGAGACCATCTTGGACAGAGCGTTTCAGATGCGATGCATTCCTGGCTCAGAGCGAGAGGTGCCTGGCGAGGAGAAGTTGAGCTCGCTAGCTCGATTTGATGCATTGATGCGAGAAGCTGACGACAAAATGAAACAGAGGGCAGAGGCCGAACGAGCCCAACAATTAGCAATGCGCAGTGCTTTCGAAGCCTCTGACAGTTCTAGCCAGGATGATGATAGCGATTCGGACGATTTAGATGAGGATGCGTATGGAGGGGTCCCTGATCGACGAGGTCCGGCCTTGATACCTTCGACAACACAGAGGGCATTGCAGTTCATTGCTGATCGTCGTGACCCAGCACCGTTATCGCCATCTAGCCGTTCTTCAGTATCGAGGACTCCGATAATACCCCAGCCACCTCCTATACGACCGCACACTGCACATGCTAAAACGAGGCCGAACCCCACACAGAGGACCAACAGCACCCCTCAAATGATTGCCAACATGGCCAGGCTGGAATTGACTGCACCCCCAAGCATGGTGTCTGATGATTCCTCATTGAGATCGAACGGAGACAAGCGTCTCTCTACTTCAAGCACCGCTACTAAAAGGTTGAGTTTCACCGAATTTACCAAAAGACTATCGAGCACCAGTAGCTTACTGTTCGTCCAGACGAACGCTAGTGGGAGGAGTTCCCGGAGAAGCAGCGAGGTCGACCTCCAGCCCTCGCCCCTACCATGTGGGACACTAAATCCAGAAAGAATTGTAGTGCCCAAGCGAGACCGAGATCGAGACCAGAACTCTGGTGATATCACCGCCAGATGTGGATGGCGCAACAGTGTTGGCGTTGTCAGCAGAGATGGCACCTTCTTCTGA